The following proteins are encoded in a genomic region of Vanessa tameamea isolate UH-Manoa-2023 chromosome 4, ilVanTame1 primary haplotype, whole genome shotgun sequence:
- the LOC113394571 gene encoding adenylate cyclase type 8 — MEKSVQARTLKKSACWFCFVPPWRFSDLSEEKLYLAYTQRQRQRAILRLLAIGVLFQTFAALVPGERDLHFAYALMAVALVVNLLLTAIYAFISRARSALNHVAWFVLWMQLLVSASRRLGDSYNELLGWAVVLQYFTLATLPFHFMLLIIYSILSFAAYLAVQYYNASTAESRLADDFYLQQIANACLLLGATLLGGTAYTVNEKQQRCSFQETKRSLRDKLTIEQQSKEQERLLLSVLPEHVAVQMRQDLGLIDTQFKKIYMSRHENVSILYADIVGFTAISSTYSAQDLVAILNELFARFDRLAEKYQQLRIKILGDCYYCISGAPVERPDHAVLCVHMGLSMVKAIKYVQQKTNSPVDMRVGIHTGAVLAGVLGQRQWQFDVYSRDVELANKMESSGMAGRVHVSEVTLSFLNDEFEVEPAHGERREEMLRQAGVKTYFIVRVLKPYQGSEDKSAPEGEAGEGGDDADALSDLKDDDEDSVLSPQDESKDNEDVKILAMLEEELVNRDDDKELADATTLCLTFKATDAEAGFARRRDPCPLTAVAPPLLLLPTVVALASFAVPHTWSLHAVYLALVLETGLINVVYYACYRYVQYKKKTISPYWKLTCGVFNIAMFVAANIAPLIICGSFETLLEDDLRDDAPAHSGARRCIHPSYYYHVGAGALCGALWVSPLGGGARAALLAALAAAHALPAALHPALLTSRPTLDRDPFRLPYNATSDYDEALYDVLAQIHTGRHILMLLIVAIALLVYNRYSEALERARHSRGERMRAQAEQAGDLRRRNQALVHNVLPPHVARHFMGARHHHADLYSQSYAEVGVLFASMPNFTEFYSEETVNNQGLECLRFLNEVISDFDLLLEDAKFSKDIIKIKTISSTYMAASGLNPTRQMQPSDGVLVRWAHLACLVEFALELQRVLAAINEQSFNHFVLRMGVNHGPITAGVIGARKPHYDIWGNTVNVASRMESTGKAGCIQVTEETCHILQSFGYYFEQRGLVAVKGKGQLMTYYLQGKREGTTGLTDNPVVDEQCEASVRDALLANGGSNAVASSPQQHSRGELAHPLLPT; from the exons ATGGAGAAATCTGTGCAAGCGCGAACATTAAAGAAGAGCGCCTGTTGGTTTTGTTTCGTGCCACCATGGAGGTTTTCCGATTTATCAGAAgagaaattatatttagcatACACACAACGACAAAGACAACGTGCCATACTCCGGCTACTCGCGATTGGTGTACTGTTTCAAACATTCGCGGCCCTTGTACCTGGAGAACGAGATCTCCATTTCGCTTATGCGTTAATGGCAGTAGCTCTGGTAGTCAACCTGTTACTGACAGCTATATACGCTTTTATTAGCCGCGCTCGATCTGCACTGAACCATGTCGCTTGGTTCGTTCTGTGGATGCAACTTTTAGTGAGTGCCTCACGACGCCTTGGGGATTCCTACAACGAGTTACTCGGTTGGGCAGTTGTGCTGCAATATTTCACACTTGCAACATTACCATTTCATTTCATGCTTCTGATAATATATAGCATATTATCATTTGCCGCATATTTAGCGGTCCAGTATTACAATGCTTCCACAGCGGAAAGTAGACTCGCCGATGATTTTTACTTGCAG CAAATAGCAAACGCTTGCCTCTTATTAGGAGCTACGTTGTTGGGAGGCACCGCTTATACTGTAAACGAAAAACAACAGCGTTGCTCTTTTCAAGAGACGAAACGAAGTTTGCGagataaattaacaattgaACAACAAAGCAAAGAACAA GAAAGATTGTTACTATCGGTGCTTCCAGAACACGTTGCTGTGCAGATGAGACAGGATTTAGGCCTTATAgatacacaatttaaaaaaatatacatgtcaCGACATGAAAATGTTAG CATCCTGTACGCTGACATTGTGGGGTTTACAGCGATTTCTTCAACATATTCAGCACAAGATCTGGTTGCAATACTAAACGAACTCTTTGCAAGATTTGATCGTCTCGCTGAA aaaTATCAGCAGCTGCGAATTAAAATTCTGGGCGATTGTTACTATTGTATAAGTGGCGCTCCCGTGGAGCGACCCGATCATGCTGTCCTCTGTGTGCACATGGGATTATCAATGGTTAAGGCaattaa ATATGttcaacaaaaaacaaattcacCCGTGGACATGCGAGTGGGCATCCATACGGGTGCAGTACTAGCGGGTGTGTTAGGACAACGGCAGTGGCAGTTCGATGTGTATTCACGGGATGTGGAGCTTGCAAACAAAATGGAGAGCAGTGGAATGGCTGG GCGTGTGCATGTATCGGAGGTGACTTTGAGTTTCCTGAACGACGAGTTCGAAGTAGAGCCAGCGCACGGTGAACGCCGAGAGGAAATGTTGCGGCAAGCGGGTGTCAAGACCTACTTCATTGTTCGCGTTCTCAAGCCG taTCAGGGCAGTGAAGATAAAAGTGCTCCGGAGGGAGAGGCGGGCGAGGGAGGGGACGACGCCGACGCGCTTTCCGACCTCAAAGACGACGACGAGGATTCT GTTCTATCACCGCAAGATGAGAGCAAGGACAATGAGGACGTGAAAATTCTCGCTATGTTAGAAGAAGAACTCGTCAATAGAGATGACGACAA GGAGCTCGCAGACGCCACGACGCTGTGCCTGACGTTCAAGGCGACCGACGCGGAGGCGGGCTTCGCGCGGCGCCGCGACCCGTGCCCGCTCACGGCCGTGGCGCCGCCGCTGCTACTGCTGCCCACGGTCGTGGCGCTGGCCAGCTTCGCCGTCCCGCACACCTGGTCCTTGCACGCCGTTTATCTGGCGCTCGTGCTCGAGACCGGCCTCATCAACGTGGTCTACTACGCCTGCTACAGATACGTGCAGTATAAG aaaaaaacaatatcaccTTACTGGAAATTGACTTGTGGCGTGTTTAACATAGCGATGTTTGTTGCTGCGAACATTGCTCCTTTG ATAATTTGCGGTAGTTTCGAGACGTTATTAGAAGACGATTTACGAGACGACGCACCCGCTCATAGCGGAGCCCGGCGTTGTATACATCCATCATATTATTATCAC GTGGGCGCGGGCGCGCTTTGTGGCGCTTTGTGGGTGTCCCCGctgggcggcggcgcgcgcgcggcccTGCTGGCTGCGCTGGCCGCCGCTCACGCGCTGCCCGCCGCGCTGCACCCCGCGCTGCTCACCTCGCGCCCCACGCTCGACCGCGACCCCTTCCGACTACCCTACAACGCCACCTCCGACTACGACGAGGCGCTCTACGATGTTCT CGCTCAGATACACACCGGGCGACACATTTTGATGCTGCTCATCGTCGCCATCGCACTGCTCGTGTATAACAGATAC AGCGAGGCGCTGGAGCGCGCGCGGCACTCGCGCGGGGAGCGCATGCGCGCGCAGGCGGAGCAGGCGGGCGACCTGCGGCGCCGCAACCAGGCGCTGGTGCACAACGTGCTGCCGCCGCACGTGGCGCGCCACTTCATGGGCGCGCGCCACCACCACGCCGACCTGTACAGCCAGAGCTACGCCGAGGTCGGCGTGCTGTTCGCCTCCATGCCCAACTTTACAG AGTTTTACTCGGAAGAGACGGTCAATAATCAAGGCCTAGAATGTTTACGATTTCTCAACGAAGTTATATCGGACTTCGATCTC CTGCTAGAAGACGCCAAATTCAGCAAggacatcataaaaataaaaacaataagctCTACTTACATGGCTGCGTCAGGCCTAAATCCCACTCGACAGATGCag CCTTCCGACGGAGTTCTGGTCCGCTGGGCGCACTTGGCCTGCTTGGTGGAGTTTGCGCTCGAGTTGCAGCGAGTGCTGGCGGCCATCAACGAGCAGTCGTTCAACCACTTCGTGCTGCGCATGGGTGTCAACCACGGGCCCATTACGGCCGGTGTCATCGGCGCCAGGAAGCCGCACTACGACATCTGGGGCAACACCGTCAACGTGGCCTCGCGCATGGAGAGCACGGGCAAGGCGGGCTGCATACAG GTGACGGAGGAAACTTGTCATATTCTACAAAGTTTCGGCTACTATTTCGAACAGCGAGGACTTGTCGCCGTCAAAGGAAAAGGGCAACTTATGACGTATTACTTGCAAGGCAAACGCGAAGGAACCACCGGCTTAACAGATAATCCAGTC gtGGATGAGCAATGTGAAGCAAGTGTTAGAGATGCTTTATTAGCGAACGGAGGATCGAATGCTGTCGCGAGTTCTCCCCAGCAGCACAGTCGAGGAGAACTCGCACACCCGCTGCTGCCTACATAG